A stretch of the Streptomyces venezuelae genome encodes the following:
- a CDS encoding LLM class flavin-dependent oxidoreductase: protein MSLRLSTVVLPVRRWQEGGRDAWVRAEQLGFHTAYTYDHLAWRSFRDGPWFGAVPTLTAAATATERLRLGTLVTSPNFRHPVTLAKELISLDDISGGRITLGIGAGSNGFDATTLGQEPWTPRERADHFAEFLPLLDRLLTEDSVSHTGLHYAAEEARNIPGCVQRPRLPFAVAATGPRGLKLAARHGQAWVTTGDPKLYEEGTPEQSVAAIRGQLEKLGKACAEIGRNVAELDKVLLTGFTPEQNTVLDSLDAFVDFAGRHIELGITEIVVHSPIPDSVFAADEKVFERIATEAPAQLG, encoded by the coding sequence ATGAGTCTGCGACTGAGCACGGTGGTCCTTCCGGTACGTCGGTGGCAGGAGGGAGGCCGCGACGCATGGGTGCGGGCCGAGCAGCTCGGCTTCCACACCGCCTACACCTATGACCATCTGGCCTGGCGCAGCTTCCGTGACGGGCCGTGGTTCGGTGCGGTACCGACGCTGACCGCGGCGGCCACCGCGACCGAGCGGCTGAGGCTGGGCACGCTGGTGACCTCGCCGAACTTCCGGCACCCGGTCACCCTCGCCAAGGAACTCATTTCCCTGGACGACATCTCCGGCGGGCGGATCACGCTGGGCATCGGCGCGGGCAGCAACGGCTTCGACGCGACCACGCTCGGTCAGGAGCCCTGGACCCCGCGCGAGCGGGCCGACCACTTCGCAGAGTTCCTTCCGCTGCTGGACCGGCTGCTCACCGAGGACTCGGTCAGCCACACGGGCCTGCACTACGCGGCGGAGGAGGCACGGAACATTCCCGGCTGCGTCCAGCGGCCCCGGCTGCCCTTCGCGGTGGCCGCCACCGGCCCGCGCGGTCTGAAGCTGGCGGCCCGGCACGGGCAGGCCTGGGTGACCACCGGCGACCCCAAGCTGTACGAGGAGGGCACCCCGGAGCAGTCGGTGGCGGCCATCCGAGGGCAGCTGGAGAAGCTCGGCAAGGCCTGCGCGGAGATCGGGCGGAACGTCGCCGAGCTCGACAAGGTCCTGCTGACCGGGTTCACGCCGGAGCAGAACACGGTGCTGGACTCGCTGGATGCGTTCGTGGACTTCGCGGGGCGCCATATCGAGCTCGGCATCACCGAGATCGTCGTCCACTCCCCGATCCCGGACTCCGTGTTCGCTGCGGACGAGAAGGTGTTCGAGCGGATCGCCACGGAGGCGCCGGCCCAGCTGGGCTGA
- a CDS encoding RNA 2'-phosphotransferase — protein sequence MDEKRTVKVSKYVSKHLRHQPERIGLVLDPQGWVEIDDLLRAAGNHGFPFTRAELDHVVAANDKQRFAVEGTRIRASQGHTVSGVDLDLPEAQPPAFLYHGTVPAVLDAIRAEGLRPMRRHHVHLSPDRETATRVGARRGRPVVLTVDAAAMHAAGHVFRISANGVWLVDAVPPQFLRLP from the coding sequence ATGGACGAGAAACGCACTGTGAAAGTGTCCAAATACGTCTCGAAACATTTGCGTCATCAGCCGGAACGCATCGGACTGGTGCTCGACCCGCAGGGCTGGGTGGAGATCGACGATCTCCTGCGCGCCGCCGGGAACCACGGATTCCCCTTCACCCGCGCCGAACTCGACCACGTCGTCGCCGCCAACGACAAGCAGCGGTTCGCCGTCGAGGGCACCCGGATCCGCGCCAGCCAGGGCCACACCGTCTCGGGCGTGGACCTCGACCTGCCGGAGGCCCAACCGCCGGCCTTCCTCTACCACGGCACCGTCCCCGCAGTCCTGGACGCCATCCGCGCCGAGGGACTGCGCCCGATGCGCCGCCACCACGTCCACCTCTCCCCCGACCGGGAGACCGCAACCCGGGTCGGCGCCCGCCGCGGACGCCCCGTGGTACTCACCGTCGACGCCGCCGCCATGCACGCCGCCGGACATGTGTTCCGGATCAGTGCCAACGGGGTGTGGCTGGTGGACGCCGTACCGCCCCAGTTCCTGCGCCTGCCGTAA
- a CDS encoding HSP90 family protein: MTPVNNFQVDLRGLVDLLSHHLYSSPRVYVRELLQNAVDAVTARRTLQDHAPDTEVHIRLTAAEGRVSIEDNGIGLTADEAHSLLATIGRSSKRGGEHGLETTRQEFLGQFGIGLLACFVVARRIRVITRSARDPKAAPVEWLATDDGSYTVRELPDEARLHPGTTVHLEIRPGAEEWTTAAKVEQLARDFGALLPYEITFEDGTGAEPRPVTDRPAIWDRAFPTPTARRVALSGHCAELFGFTPLDTIDLDLPVAGVRGVAYVLPEPTSPAHRAGHRVHLKGMLLTDRADNLLPDWAFFVRAVLDTDTLRPTASRENLYDDETLAAVREALGARIRGWLAELAASEPERLAAFLSVHHLGVKSLARHDAELLDLMLPWLPFETSDGSMSLEEFAAVHSDIHFTRTVEEFRQIAPIAAAHGLGVINAGYTYDADLLALLPTVRPGINVTELDAGAVTDRLDPVPTSAELALAAFLATARTRLEAQSCDVVLRAFQPVAVPALYLDDRQARQERDRAAAAESADSLWSGILGALRGSAPRARLVLNHNNPLIRRIAALPDEALTATAVESLYGQALLMSQRPLRPADSTLLNRAFLGLLEWATHTSGAQEDHA, from the coding sequence ATGACGCCCGTAAACAATTTCCAGGTCGACCTGCGCGGCCTGGTCGATCTCCTCTCCCACCACCTCTATTCCAGCCCCCGGGTCTACGTACGCGAGCTCCTGCAGAACGCGGTCGACGCCGTCACGGCCCGCCGCACCCTCCAGGACCACGCCCCGGACACCGAGGTGCACATCCGGCTCACCGCCGCCGAAGGCCGGGTCTCCATCGAGGACAACGGCATCGGCCTCACCGCCGACGAGGCACACTCCCTGCTCGCCACCATCGGTCGCAGCTCCAAGCGCGGCGGGGAACACGGCCTGGAGACCACCCGGCAGGAATTCCTCGGCCAGTTCGGAATCGGCCTGCTCGCCTGCTTCGTCGTCGCCCGCCGAATCCGCGTGATCACCCGTTCCGCACGCGACCCGAAGGCCGCCCCCGTCGAATGGCTCGCCACCGACGACGGCTCCTACACCGTGCGCGAACTCCCCGACGAAGCCCGCCTCCACCCCGGCACCACCGTCCACCTCGAAATCCGCCCCGGCGCCGAGGAATGGACCACCGCCGCCAAGGTCGAACAGCTCGCCCGCGACTTCGGCGCCCTCCTGCCCTATGAGATCACCTTCGAGGACGGCACCGGCGCCGAGCCCCGCCCGGTCACCGACCGGCCGGCGATCTGGGACCGCGCCTTCCCCACCCCCACGGCCCGCCGCGTCGCCCTCTCCGGGCACTGCGCCGAGCTGTTCGGGTTCACCCCGCTCGACACCATCGACCTGGACCTGCCGGTCGCCGGGGTGCGCGGAGTGGCGTACGTCCTGCCCGAGCCGACCAGCCCCGCCCACCGGGCCGGACACCGCGTCCACCTCAAGGGCATGCTGCTCACCGACCGGGCCGACAACCTGCTGCCGGACTGGGCGTTCTTCGTCCGCGCCGTCCTGGACACCGACACCCTCCGGCCCACCGCCTCCCGGGAGAACCTGTACGACGACGAGACCCTCGCCGCCGTCCGGGAGGCCCTGGGCGCCCGGATCCGGGGCTGGCTCGCCGAGCTGGCCGCGAGCGAACCCGAGCGGCTGGCCGCCTTCCTGAGCGTCCATCACCTCGGAGTGAAGTCCTTGGCCCGGCACGATGCCGAGCTGCTGGACCTGATGCTGCCCTGGCTGCCCTTCGAAACCAGCGACGGCTCCATGAGTCTGGAGGAGTTCGCGGCCGTCCACTCCGACATCCACTTCACCCGGACCGTGGAGGAGTTCCGTCAGATCGCCCCGATCGCGGCGGCCCACGGACTCGGTGTGATCAACGCCGGCTACACCTACGACGCCGACCTGCTGGCCCTGCTGCCCACGGTACGGCCCGGAATCAACGTCACCGAGCTGGACGCCGGAGCGGTCACCGACCGTCTCGACCCGGTGCCGACCTCCGCCGAGCTGGCCCTGGCCGCCTTCCTGGCCACCGCCCGCACCCGGCTGGAGGCACAGAGCTGTGATGTGGTGCTGCGCGCCTTCCAGCCGGTGGCCGTGCCCGCCCTCTACCTCGACGACCGGCAGGCCCGGCAGGAACGCGACCGGGCAGCCGCCGCGGAGAGCGCCGACTCCCTGTGGTCCGGCATCCTCGGCGCGCTCCGTGGCTCCGCCCCGCGCGCCCGGCTGGTCCTGAACCACAACAACCCGCTGATCCGCCGGATCGCCGCCCTGCCCGACGAGGCCCTCACCGCCACCGCCGTCGAATCCCTGTACGGGCAGGCCCTGCTGATGTCGCAGCGTCCGCTGCGACCGGCCGACTCCACCCTGCTCAACCGGGCCTTCCTGGGGCTTCTGGAATGGGCCACCCACACGTCCGGCGCCCAGGAGGACCACGCATGA
- a CDS encoding GAF domain-containing sensor histidine kinase: MSVQESQEPPDPMEAATEATRSLQGLSTELTARVPQLLEAMRSVGTGLELHSTLDRICETAAELAGARYAAIGVVDTEGRGLSDFVTHGISAEQARLIGHRPDGKRGLLGALIRHPDPVLLADLTKDPRSAGFPPNHPPMKTFLGVPIRVQGEIFGNLYLAEKRGGGEFNDYDLHMLRVLATEAGIAIGNARLYEAATQRERWIDGSVAVTTALLSGGDADDALVVVAEQARHLADSAAGIVMLPAREGGMEIVAVSAENPATSLGVLIPAESPVVEKLLQGEPVFVDDISADPRMISRLTSPYGPCMMLPLQSGGRVLGALVTPRGRGERPFTESERTLATQFASQAALALMMAEAQRDRERLAVYEDRDRIARDLHDLVIQRLFATGMMLEGAQRRSVVPEVRDGVGKAVDELDVTIQEIRTAIFALQQGPAEAPSGFRTRVLREINMAAVPLGFKPSHRFLGPVDAVVGELVGKNLIAALREALSNAFRHAEASRIEVVLDSTVTLPDGRPGVRLEVADDGVGIAEGGRRSGLRNLRRRAESLGGSSSYGPGIGEHGGGTTLVWEAPL; encoded by the coding sequence CTGTGAGACCGCAGCCGAACTCGCCGGCGCCCGCTACGCGGCCATCGGGGTGGTCGACACCGAGGGGCGGGGGCTGTCCGACTTCGTCACCCATGGCATCTCCGCCGAGCAGGCCCGGCTCATCGGGCACCGTCCGGACGGAAAACGGGGGCTGCTCGGTGCGCTGATCCGCCACCCCGACCCGGTGCTGCTCGCCGATCTCACCAAGGACCCGCGGTCGGCGGGGTTCCCGCCGAACCACCCGCCGATGAAGACCTTCCTCGGTGTCCCGATCCGGGTGCAGGGCGAGATCTTCGGCAATCTCTACCTCGCCGAGAAGCGTGGCGGCGGGGAATTCAACGACTACGACCTCCACATGCTCCGGGTACTGGCCACCGAGGCGGGCATCGCCATCGGCAATGCCCGGCTCTATGAGGCGGCCACCCAGCGGGAACGCTGGATCGACGGCTCGGTGGCCGTCACGACCGCCCTGCTGTCGGGCGGGGACGCCGACGACGCGCTGGTCGTGGTCGCCGAACAGGCCCGTCACCTGGCCGACTCGGCCGCCGGCATCGTGATGCTGCCGGCCAGGGAAGGCGGCATGGAGATCGTCGCGGTCTCCGCCGAGAACCCGGCGACCTCGCTCGGGGTGCTCATTCCGGCGGAGAGCCCGGTGGTGGAGAAGCTGCTCCAGGGCGAACCGGTGTTCGTGGACGACATCTCCGCCGACCCGCGCATGATCAGCCGGCTGACCAGCCCGTACGGGCCGTGCATGATGCTGCCCCTGCAGAGCGGCGGCCGGGTGCTGGGGGCGCTGGTCACCCCGCGGGGGCGCGGGGAGCGGCCGTTCACCGAGTCCGAGCGGACCCTGGCCACCCAGTTCGCCTCGCAGGCGGCGCTCGCCCTGATGATGGCGGAGGCACAGCGCGACCGGGAGCGGCTCGCGGTCTACGAGGACCGCGACCGGATCGCCCGTGATCTGCACGACCTGGTGATCCAGCGGCTGTTCGCCACCGGGATGATGCTGGAGGGTGCCCAGCGCCGGTCGGTCGTGCCCGAGGTGCGGGACGGGGTCGGCAAGGCCGTTGACGAGCTGGACGTGACCATTCAGGAGATCCGCACGGCGATCTTCGCATTGCAGCAGGGGCCGGCCGAGGCGCCCTCCGGGTTCCGCACCCGGGTGCTCCGCGAGATCAACATGGCGGCCGTGCCCCTGGGCTTCAAGCCCTCGCACCGCTTTCTCGGACCGGTGGACGCGGTGGTCGGCGAGCTGGTCGGCAAGAACCTGATCGCGGCGCTGCGCGAGGCGCTGTCCAACGCCTTCCGGCACGCCGAGGCCTCGCGGATCGAGGTGGTCCTCGATTCCACCGTCACCCTGCCGGACGGGCGGCCCGGGGTGCGGCTGGAGGTCGCTGACGACGGCGTGGGCATCGCGGAGGGCGGCCGGCGCAGCGGGCTGCGGAACCTGCGCCGCCGCGCCGAGTCGCTGGGCGGCTCCAGTTCGTACGGGCCCGGTATCGGCGAGCACGGCGGCGGCACCACCCTGGTGTGGGAGGCGCCGCTCTAG
- a CDS encoding tetratricopeptide repeat protein, whose protein sequence is MSTMTPDEVRRGLFENRQAPYGAARNAHAEALSAAAEATGDRALLRQALDNQIDAYEFTAERTKMLVPFARLLQEYDRDPAAFSSGETHSLFWQFKWVATAISNSPEISLESAAGWIAEMERRYRIAGYSERPVREAELFLAEAMADDARAQRAAEAFMAAERDSMSDCHACELNTQGWFWSHQGDDAKAVEVWQPVLDGGRSCAEEPHRTLANSLLPLLRLGRLDEARAHHLRGYRMARGNESLLRSVGKHIEFCALTGNESRGLEILAEHSAHLRPLADLEARVTFYGGVLVLLRRLAELGHGDGPAVPFEGIPRTVHELYGVLHADALDIARRFDARNGNSRVSEQFAERIAQQPLVDLLPLGVRSSTLPAAPAVPPGPTAPVPDVSRETATAFADLVADARAARAQGHPRTEAAWEAVAARVDAEHMDAALNADLLEHRSMTAAEAGDPSARELFAAARDAHRAAGQEDRAALAELRLASAAVQFGAEAEEIRKLLAVAAASAAALGAEEPLRIRRIASVDLLKTRVEAYLGQDDPEVDARCAADLMDFLAGFADTEDIGPLADLLGDAEHMLARLALAEGEPERAEALLTSAASRSLGTGQPWLAVEPLALQAGVLMSLDRPGEAVEAARAALVHAVELPDAVRQGGLRLTLADLLLRTGEAAEAATHALDAAHWFDQAGLAAEGGAYARLLLTRAYARQERTAEAAEVLQSALPDLLEHGAHQGVQAREFLGDLLRELHDPRSAAEQYLLAAETTKDWKDPRPQASLAHSAAETLAGAGLVTESVAAYERALELHREAGDNPVAVVRILRSLAWLYLREESTDATTARARARMEEAAEYLDGATGPELTYELAQTWQQLAQVLDQHVDALNEQAEESEESEGAKEAEGAQAGSAEQIHRLRVEAVELWDRAAGLYAGLGPEHVQQRFQCLSGAAWTDRDLGRAEAGAARMEALAAELRDLPEGTAPDWVLSRAEGAAEALRG, encoded by the coding sequence ATGAGCACGATGACCCCCGACGAGGTGCGCCGCGGCCTCTTCGAGAACCGGCAGGCCCCCTACGGCGCCGCACGCAACGCGCACGCCGAGGCGCTCAGCGCCGCAGCCGAGGCCACCGGGGACCGCGCCCTGCTCCGCCAGGCCCTGGACAACCAGATCGACGCCTACGAGTTCACCGCCGAGCGGACCAAGATGCTGGTCCCCTTCGCCCGTCTGCTCCAGGAGTACGACCGGGACCCGGCCGCGTTCTCCTCCGGGGAGACCCACTCCCTGTTCTGGCAGTTCAAGTGGGTGGCGACCGCCATCTCCAACTCCCCCGAGATCTCCCTCGAGTCCGCGGCGGGCTGGATCGCCGAGATGGAGCGCCGCTACCGGATCGCCGGCTACAGCGAACGACCGGTACGCGAAGCCGAGCTCTTCCTCGCCGAGGCGATGGCCGACGACGCCCGCGCACAGCGGGCCGCGGAGGCCTTCATGGCCGCCGAGCGCGACAGCATGAGCGACTGCCACGCCTGCGAGCTCAACACCCAGGGCTGGTTCTGGTCCCACCAGGGCGATGACGCCAAGGCCGTGGAGGTCTGGCAACCGGTCCTCGACGGCGGGCGGAGCTGCGCCGAGGAACCCCACCGCACCCTGGCCAACTCCCTGCTGCCCCTGCTGCGCCTCGGCCGGCTCGACGAGGCCCGCGCACACCACCTGCGTGGCTACCGCATGGCGCGCGGCAACGAAAGCCTGCTCCGCTCCGTCGGCAAGCACATCGAGTTCTGTGCGCTGACCGGCAACGAATCACGGGGATTGGAGATCCTCGCCGAGCACTCCGCCCACCTGCGCCCGCTGGCCGACCTCGAAGCCCGGGTCACGTTCTACGGCGGTGTCCTCGTCCTGCTGCGCCGACTGGCCGAACTCGGTCACGGCGACGGGCCCGCCGTTCCCTTCGAAGGCATCCCGCGGACGGTCCACGAACTGTACGGGGTACTGCACGCGGACGCCCTGGACATCGCCCGCCGCTTTGACGCGCGCAACGGCAACTCCAGGGTCTCGGAGCAGTTCGCCGAGCGGATCGCGCAGCAGCCGCTGGTCGACCTGCTGCCGCTCGGGGTACGCAGCAGCACGCTGCCCGCAGCGCCCGCCGTGCCCCCGGGGCCGACAGCGCCCGTCCCCGATGTTTCACGTGAAACAGCGACGGCGTTCGCCGACTTGGTGGCCGATGCCCGGGCCGCCCGCGCCCAGGGCCACCCGCGGACCGAGGCCGCATGGGAAGCCGTAGCGGCCCGCGTCGATGCGGAGCACATGGACGCGGCACTGAACGCCGATCTGCTGGAGCACCGGAGCATGACGGCCGCGGAGGCCGGGGACCCCTCGGCCCGGGAGCTGTTCGCCGCGGCCCGGGACGCGCACCGGGCTGCCGGGCAGGAAGACCGGGCCGCATTGGCAGAGCTGCGGCTGGCCTCGGCCGCCGTGCAGTTCGGGGCCGAGGCCGAGGAGATCCGGAAGCTGCTCGCGGTGGCCGCCGCCTCGGCGGCGGCGCTGGGCGCGGAGGAACCGCTGCGGATCCGCCGGATCGCATCGGTGGACCTGCTCAAGACCCGAGTGGAGGCGTACCTGGGCCAAGACGATCCAGAGGTGGATGCCCGGTGCGCCGCCGACCTGATGGATTTCCTGGCCGGTTTCGCAGACACGGAAGACATCGGGCCGCTCGCGGACCTGCTGGGCGACGCCGAGCACATGCTGGCCCGGCTGGCCCTGGCCGAAGGCGAGCCCGAGCGGGCCGAGGCGCTGCTCACCTCCGCGGCCTCCCGCAGCCTCGGCACCGGACAGCCGTGGCTGGCCGTGGAACCGCTCGCCCTGCAGGCCGGGGTGCTGATGTCGCTGGACCGGCCCGGCGAAGCGGTGGAGGCAGCCCGGGCCGCACTCGTCCACGCGGTCGAGCTGCCCGATGCGGTACGGCAGGGCGGCCTGCGGCTGACCCTGGCGGACCTCCTCCTACGGACCGGCGAGGCGGCGGAGGCCGCTACCCACGCCCTGGACGCGGCGCACTGGTTCGACCAGGCCGGACTGGCGGCCGAGGGCGGGGCGTACGCCCGGCTGCTGCTGACCCGGGCATACGCCCGGCAGGAACGTACGGCAGAAGCCGCCGAGGTACTGCAGTCGGCGCTGCCGGACCTGCTCGAGCACGGAGCGCACCAGGGGGTCCAGGCCCGGGAGTTCCTGGGGGATCTGCTGCGCGAGCTGCACGACCCCCGGTCGGCGGCCGAGCAGTATCTGCTGGCGGCGGAGACCACGAAGGACTGGAAGGACCCGCGCCCCCAGGCGTCTCTGGCCCATTCGGCGGCGGAGACGCTGGCCGGCGCCGGGCTGGTGACGGAATCGGTCGCCGCCTATGAACGCGCCTTGGAACTGCACCGGGAGGCCGGGGACAACCCGGTGGCGGTCGTCCGCATCCTGCGCTCCCTGGCCTGGCTGTACCTGCGCGAGGAGAGCACGGACGCGACGACGGCCCGGGCCAGGGCCCGGATGGAGGAGGCCGCGGAGTACCTGGACGGGGCGACGGGGCCGGAGCTCACCTACGAGCTCGCCCAGACCTGGCAACAGCTCGCTCAGGTCCTCGATCAGCACGTGGATGCGCTGAACGAGCAGGCCGAGGAGAGCGAGGAGAGCGAGGGGGCCAAGGAGGCGGAGGGAGCCCAGGCCGGATCCGCCGAGCAGATCCACCGGCTGCGTGTGGAGGCGGTCGAGCTCTGGGACCGGGCGGCCGGCCTCTACGCCGGCCTCGGTCCGGAGCACGTCCAGCAGCGCTTCCAATGCCTGAGCGGTGCGGCCTGGACGGACCGCGATCTCGGCCGTGCGGAGGCGGGCGCCGCCCGGATGGAAGCCCTGGCCGCGGAACTCCGCGACCTCCCGGAGGGCACAGCTCCGGACTGGGTGCTCTCCCGTGCGGAGGGAGCCGCCGAGGCCCTGCGCGGCTGA
- a CDS encoding aquaporin gives MTAPVSLARRAVAEFIGTTALLLVVVGSGIQAAALSADTAVALIANTLASAIGLGLIITLFGPLSGAHLNPVVTLTSWWDRRTGDPDGLTGRQALVYTAAQTGGAITGALLAEAMFGRTPGAFATQVRDGGHLLIGEVVATAGLVLVIQGLGRIGRPRLVPAAVAAYIAAAIWFTSSGSFANPAGTVGRAFTDSFTGIAPVSLPGFVAAQLVGGILGLALAAVLYGRRTAPAPAPAPADRTETTPLNQAYETVS, from the coding sequence ATGACCGCACCCGTCTCACTCGCCCGCCGAGCGGTTGCCGAATTCATCGGCACGACGGCCCTGCTCCTCGTGGTGGTCGGATCCGGAATCCAGGCTGCCGCCCTCAGTGCCGACACCGCTGTGGCCCTGATCGCCAACACGCTCGCCTCCGCCATCGGCCTCGGCCTGATCATCACCCTGTTCGGCCCGCTCTCGGGCGCCCACCTCAACCCCGTTGTCACCCTCACCTCCTGGTGGGACCGGCGTACCGGCGACCCCGACGGCCTCACCGGCCGCCAGGCCCTCGTCTACACCGCCGCGCAGACGGGTGGCGCAATCACCGGCGCCCTGCTCGCCGAAGCGATGTTCGGCCGGACCCCCGGCGCCTTCGCCACCCAGGTCCGCGACGGCGGGCACCTGCTCATCGGGGAGGTCGTCGCCACCGCCGGCCTGGTCCTCGTCATCCAGGGCCTCGGCCGCATCGGACGCCCCCGGCTCGTCCCCGCCGCCGTCGCCGCCTACATCGCCGCCGCGATCTGGTTCACGTCCTCCGGCTCCTTCGCCAACCCCGCCGGAACCGTCGGCCGAGCCTTCACCGACTCCTTCACCGGAATCGCCCCTGTCTCACTGCCCGGCTTCGTCGCGGCCCAGCTGGTCGGCGGGATCCTCGGGCTGGCCCTCGCCGCCGTCCTCTACGGCCGCCGGACCGCCCCCGCCCCCGCACCCGCCCCTGCCGACCGGACCGAGACCACCCCGCTCAACCAGGCTTACGAAACAGTCAGTTGA
- a CDS encoding Cof-type HAD-IIB family hydrolase: MGEDGPVTSASQRPDGHPPVTRLIATDLDGTLLRDDKSVSERTVAALAAAEEAGIEVFFVTGRPARWMDVVSDHVHGHGLAICANGAAVVDLHDDGRIIEVRGLARSAALAVVRALREAAPGTSFAVELTTGIHYEPHYPPFFQDPGATVAVAEKLLHEEPGAHAAPVLKLLAHHPELSPDEFLVLARSAAGEYGSITRSSPTALLEVSGPGVSKASTLAMCCAERGISADEVVAFGDMPNDVEMLSWAGTSYAMGNAHPDVIAAASGRTVANNEDGVAVIIEHILADRRPPAPDPAADTDRA, encoded by the coding sequence ATGGGCGAAGATGGACCCGTGACCTCGGCTTCCCAGCGCCCGGACGGGCACCCACCCGTGACCCGGCTTATCGCCACCGACCTCGACGGAACCCTCCTGCGGGACGACAAATCCGTCTCGGAACGGACCGTCGCCGCACTCGCCGCCGCGGAGGAGGCCGGAATCGAGGTGTTCTTCGTCACCGGCCGGCCTGCCCGCTGGATGGATGTGGTCAGCGATCACGTCCACGGGCACGGACTCGCCATCTGCGCGAACGGCGCCGCCGTGGTCGACCTGCACGACGACGGCCGGATCATCGAGGTGCGGGGGCTGGCCCGGTCGGCCGCGCTCGCCGTGGTGCGCGCCCTGCGCGAGGCCGCCCCCGGCACCTCGTTCGCGGTCGAACTGACCACCGGAATCCACTACGAGCCGCACTACCCGCCGTTCTTCCAGGACCCGGGTGCCACCGTGGCCGTTGCCGAGAAGCTGCTGCACGAGGAGCCCGGTGCGCATGCCGCCCCGGTGCTGAAGCTGCTCGCCCACCACCCGGAGCTCTCTCCGGACGAGTTCCTGGTGCTGGCCCGGTCCGCGGCCGGCGAGTACGGCTCCATCACCCGGTCCAGCCCCACCGCCCTGCTGGAGGTCAGCGGGCCGGGGGTGTCCAAGGCCAGCACGCTCGCGATGTGCTGCGCGGAACGCGGCATCTCCGCCGACGAGGTGGTGGCCTTCGGGGACATGCCGAACGACGTGGAGATGCTGAGCTGGGCCGGCACCTCGTACGCCATGGGCAATGCCCATCCGGATGTGATCGCGGCGGCCTCCGGACGGACGGTCGCCAACAACGAGGACGGGGTCGCCGTGATCATCGAGCACATCCTCGCCGACCGCAGGCCCCCCGCCCCAGACCCGGCGGCGGACACCGACCGGGCCTAG